A part of Caretta caretta isolate rCarCar2 chromosome 1, rCarCar1.hap1, whole genome shotgun sequence genomic DNA contains:
- the LOC125636309 gene encoding olfactory receptor 52P1-like: MAPFNLTHSDASTFILMGIPGLEAAHIWISIPFFTFYIVSLLGNVMLLSVVGKEQTLQKPMYLLLCMLALTDIATPTFVVPKALGIFWFNLKGITVAGCLTQMFFLHTISVMHSSTLVTMAFDRYVAICNPLRYATILSNAQIAKLGLVGFIRAVLFILPLPLLLSQQTFCANRIIPHTQCEHIAMVKMVCGDIRVNRIYGFVLTFVINGFDLTFIALSYGLIIRAVLRISSHKAHQKALNTCTAHICVMLTYYTPTFFSILTHHFGQGIAPYVHIILADLYLLIPPMLNPIIYGVKTKELRDKVVKYTCRSSADTKFTQSSADTRDDISSGLQCPSGNCQIVREYVNQH, translated from the coding sequence ATGGCACCTTTCAACTTAACCCACTCTGACGCTTCAACTTTCATCCTAATGGGCATCCCTGGCCTGGAGGCTGCCCACATctggatttccatccctttctttacattctacattGTCAGCCTGTTGGGAAATGTCATGCTTCTGTCTGTTGTAGGTAAGGAACAGACTCTGCAGAAGCCGATGTACCtcctgctctgcatgctggcacTTACAGACATTGCCACACCTACCTTTGTTGTGCCAAAGGCACTGGgcatattttggttcaatttgaaaggCATTACTGTGGctggctgcctcacccagatgttcttcctCCACACGATTTCTGTGATGCACTCATCCACCCTCGTGACAATGGCCTTCGATCGCTACgttgccatatgtaaccctctgagatatgCCACCATCCTCAGCAATGCACAAATAGCTAAGTTAGGGCTTGTAGGTTTCataagagctgttctcttcattctgcccctgcccctgctcctgagtcAGCAGACATTCTGTGCCAACCGCATTATCCCCCACACACAATGCGAGCACATAGCTATGGTGAAGATGGTGTGTGGGGACATTAGAGTCAACAGGATATATGGTTTTGTGCTAACGTTTGTAATCAATGGGTTTGACCTGACGTTCATTGCCCTGTCGTATGGTCTGATCATCAGGGCCGTCCTCAGAATCTCCTCTCATAAAGCCCACCAGAAAGCCCTTAACACTTGCACAGCCCACATCTGTGTGATGCTGACATATTATACCCCTACCTTCTTCTCCATTCTTACACACCACTTTGGTCAAGGCATTGCACCCTATGTTCATATCATCTTAGCTGACCTCTATCTCCTCATCCCTCCCATGCTCAACCCTATCATTTATGGGGTCAAAACGAAAGAGCTTCGTGACAAAGTAGTCAAATACAcctgcagaagttctgcagacacAAAGTTCACGCAAAGTTCTGCAGACACAAGAGACGATATCTCCTCAGGCCTGCAGTGTCCATCAGGGAACTGTCAAATTGTCAGAGAGTATGTGAACCAGCACTAA